TTTTGGTTTTAAATCACCTTCGATATCTACAAAATCCTTTGTCCATTCAGCTTTCTCCCAATCCTTTTCATTAAATTTTCCGTCTATAGTAATTTTACCAATAGTTTTATAACAAATATATTTTTCTGGATTAAACGCAATTTTTATTTGGGGATACTCATTATTGTTTTGAGAAATAATACTTCCAATAAATAAAAAATAAATAGCTAAATATTTCTTCATTTAATTTTCCTAAATTTTTTAAAACATAAATAATTTGAAAATTTATTCAATTGTGATTTCATCAATAAACATAAATGCATTGCCGCCTACTGCTTTATGAAATGATGGACATTGACCAATATTATCAGCAATAAAATGAATATAACGAGTTTTAATTTTATTAAAGTCTTTTGTGAAAGTTTTTATTTCGGTTAGCGGATTATCTAAAATTTCATTATCACAAATAATTTTTTGATCAGAGTAATTTTTTCCATTTTCCGAAAACGATACTGAAACTTTTTGAGGACTAAAAATCCATGAGCCTTGGTTTTCTAAAAAGTTTGCAGAAATTTTATTTACTTCAACAATTTTTCCTAAATCAATTATAATATCACAGTCATTAACTTCATAACCTTGCCAGTATGGGCTTCTAAAATCTGTTGATGCAAAATTTCCATCGATTAGAGCATTAACTCCACCTCCGGTATAATTTGAATGATATTTTTTATTCTCAATAATTACTGGATAAATATTTCCGTTTTCAGAGCAGAATGGATCTGCTTCATCTCTAACAATTGATTTTGTAAAAGATTTTTCCAAAACATCAGAAGGTAAAAGATCATTTCCAAAAACTTTTGCTTTAAGTATAATAGATTTTTCTATAACAAATGGATTTGTATATTTAAAGGAATTTAGTGTGGGTTCTGAATTATCCAACGAATATCTGATTTCAGTTCCTTCATTAAAATTATCTAATTCAATTTTAATTGTATTTGCAAAAAGATTTTTATGCGGATGAGCAACCGGCGAAAAATATTTTTCATATTTAACTTGTGAAAATTCATTACTAATTTCTGAAAATGGTTGTGATGATTGTTCTTTTCCAAAATTTTTGTTTGGCTCAGAATTCATTTCAAATTCTAAAGTTGAACCATTTCTTAAATCGTTATGAGTGAAAAATAATTTATTATAACTACTTCCGTTTAATTTAGCAGATTGAATAAATTTATTCTTATTAGAATTGTTATTTGCGATTATTGTAAAATCTTTTCCGTTTTCTTGATGAATTGTAACTTTATCAAATAGCGGACTACCAATTACATATTGATTGCTTCCCGGCAACACCGGATAAAATCCAATTGCACTTAAAGAATACCAAGCTGACATTTGACCGCAATCTTCATTTCCGCATAATCCATTTCTTCCAGCATGAAAAAAATCATCCATAATTTTTCTTAAAATATTTTGTGTCTCCCAAGGATAACCACAAAAATTATACAAGTAAGCAATATGATGACTGGGCTCATTCCCTTGCGCATATTGACCGATCAGTCCGGTAACATCTGAAGGCATTTGATATTTTTCATAATCGACTTGTAAAGTAAAAAGAGAATCAAGTTTTAATTTAAATAATTCACTACCACCAATTAATTTTTTTAAGCCAATTATATCTTGAGGTACAAACCAAGAATATTGCCATGAATTTCCTTCTGTAAACTCACCGGAACCTAAATATGAAGGAGAAATTGGATCAAAATTTTTACTCCACTCACCACTATAATATCTTCCCCGCATAAATTTTGTTTTTGTATCAAACATATTAATATAATTTTTTGCTCGAGACATATAATATTTGTAATCAGTTTCTTTACCTAATTCTTTTGCCATAATTGCAATACACCAATCATCATAAGCATATTCTAAAGTACTTGATACTGCATCATGAGCTTTATCCATAGGAATGAAACCCATTTTTTTATAGTATACCAAACCTCTTTCATCTTGCATAGAACTTTTAAC
The nucleotide sequence above comes from Ignavibacteriota bacterium. Encoded proteins:
- a CDS encoding GH92 family glycosyl hydrolase, with product MKQIFIKIYFTFFFSTLIYAQTDYTKYVNTFIGTAEHGHTYPGASLPFGMMQLSPDTGTEGWDWCSGYHASDNSIMGFSHTHLSGTGVGDYGDILFMPVTGDVKFNAGSKENPDEGYRSRFNQSTEKSSPGYYSVFLEDYKVGVELTTSKRSGIHKYKFSENSGNLIIDLVHGIQDAAIETYIKIIDNNKIEGYRTSSGWAKKHTIYFYAEFSQIISENILQLDGKELNDKSAKGQYVKAALKFNFNSDNELLVRIGISHVSIEGAKKNLLTEIPNWNFNKVKNNAAEIWNNWLSRIEVVGGTENQKITYYTSLYHAFLAPNIFSDVDKKYIGMDGKIKIAEDFDMYTIFSLWDTFRALHPLITILDEKLTNDLIKSLIAKYDESGLLPVWELASNETNTMIGYHSIPVIVDAFIKGIKNYDIEKAYRAMVKSSMQDERGLVYYKKMGFIPMDKAHDAVSSTLEYAYDDWCIAIMAKELGKETDYKYYMSRAKNYINMFDTKTKFMRGRYYSGEWSKNFDPISPSYLGSGEFTEGNSWQYSWFVPQDIIGLKKLIGGSELFKLKLDSLFTLQVDYEKYQMPSDVTGLIGQYAQGNEPSHHIAYLYNFCGYPWETQNILRKIMDDFFHAGRNGLCGNEDCGQMSAWYSLSAIGFYPVLPGSNQYVIGSPLFDKVTIHQENGKDFTIIANNNSNKNKFIQSAKLNGSSYNKLFFTHNDLRNGSTLEFEMNSEPNKNFGKEQSSQPFSEISNEFSQVKYEKYFSPVAHPHKNLFANTIKIELDNFNEGTEIRYSLDNSEPTLNSFKYTNPFVIEKSIILKAKVFGNDLLPSDVLEKSFTKSIVRDEADPFCSENGNIYPVIIENKKYHSNYTGGGVNALIDGNFASTDFRSPYWQGYEVNDCDIIIDLGKIVEVNKISANFLENQGSWIFSPQKVSVSFSENGKNYSDQKIICDNEILDNPLTEIKTFTKDFNKIKTRYIHFIADNIGQCPSFHKAVGGNAFMFIDEITIE